One region of Chanodichthys erythropterus isolate Z2021 chromosome 24, ASM2448905v1, whole genome shotgun sequence genomic DNA includes:
- the LOC137015092 gene encoding uncharacterized protein isoform X1: MDKARWCRAYAPHGFSVAVTTNNGVEALNKSLKSFYLKFSGTGSLSSLLETLVCEFVPEQLLSYSRLNFIYSSECKTYNPAVPAFLKDRPRSFVKHCLNSIKAASSYSKEHVKVLGKESFKVKSETTSAWYKVELGDSEKYPSCECVLFKTTFLPCKHFFAIFRHTDKTWVDLSPEYRQNPYVTLDFNVALTQDPQCNEISNQEDLCFDVFDSPVPCTGKPKVSSKSQSSGVAVDQWHLREELKTLHDISYICTDKEAIKNASRVVHDLCETLKSCLPKEDGLVLQQQEPAKKNLRALPSRLKKVKQKTSRKRKTVEIGANKEDTNIHKKSKTNIPESQRTEDTEMDKNSVQPCGVDLSEDELTQATTMTHGDRFSHLYHSEHLPRLSEDMSSEVNDTLALQDPNQVISRAFKLCITQGDLATLKEGCWLNDKVINFYLSLLMKRNSDQLGSLKVFSFSTFFYSKLQSGEGHAAVKNWTKTQDLFLFDLVFVPLHLGMHWALAVIDFKSQTIQCYDSIGQRRDDICHMLLKYLTEEHKVKKGCIMEASRWTIGRMRTYAIPKQVNGNDCGVFVCKYADFLSQGKPLTFRQCDIPLFRKVMVWEIIHEKIL, encoded by the exons ATGGACAAAGCAAG GTGGTGTAGGGCCTATGCACCGCATGGGTTCTCTGTGGCAGTTACCACCAACAATGGAGTTGAGGCACTCAATAAATCATTGAAGAGCTTCTACCTCAAATTTTCTGGCACAGGAAGTCTGTCATCTCTGCTTGAAACACTAGTATGTGAGTTTGTCCCAGAGCAGTTGCTGTCATACAGTAGACTCAACTTCATCTACAGTAGTGAATGCAAGACTTACAATCCAGCTGTTCCAGCATTTCTGAAAGACAGACCAAGAAGTTTTGTCAAACATTGCTTGAACAGTATCAAGGCAGCTTCCAGCTATTCCAAAGAACACGTAAAAGTGCTTGGAAAGGAATCTTTTAAGGTCAAGAGTGAGACAACTTCTGCATGGTACAAAGTAGAACTTGGTGACTCTGAAAAATACCCATCATGTGAATGTGTCCTCTTCAAAACAACGTTCTTACCATGCAAGCATTTCTTTGCCATTTTTAGGCACACTGACAAAACGTGGGTTGATCTTAGCCCAGAGTACCGTCAAAACCCATATGTAACTCTGGATTTCAATGTTGCTTTAACACAAGATCCCCAGTGCAATGAAATCAGCAATCAAGAAGACCTCTGCTTTGATGTTTTTGATAGTCCTGTACCATGCACGGGGAAGCCGAAAGTAAGTAGTAAGTCACAGTCATCAGGTGTAGCAGTCGATCAGTGGCATCTACGTGAAGAGCTGAAGACTTTGCACGACATTTCATATATTTGCACTGATAAAGAAGCTATCAAGAATGCATCCAGAGTTGTTCATGACCTTTGTGAGACCCTGAAATCCTGTTTACCCAAGGAAGATGGCCTGGTTCTCCAGCAGCAAGAACCTGCCAAGAAAAATCTTAGAGCTTTACCAAGTCGCTTGAAGAAAGTCAAACAAAAAACATCCAGGAAACGTAAAACAGTGGAAATAGGTGCAAATAAAG AGGATACAAATAtccataaaaagtcaaaaacaaatatcCCAGAATCCCAGAGGACAGAAGACACAGAGATGGACAAAAACTCTGTTCAG CCATGTGGTGtggatctttctgaagatgaattgACACAAGCGACCACAATGACACATGGTGACAGATTTTCTCATTTGTACCATAGTGAGCACTTACCCAGGCTGTCAGAG GACATGTCATCTGAGGTGAATGATACTCTGGCACTACAAGACCCAAACCAGGTGATCAGCAGAGCCTTCAAACTGTGTATTACACAGGGTGACTTGGCCACACTGAAGGAGGGTTGCTGGCTTAATGACAAG GTTATCAACTTCTATTTGTCCTTGCTAATGAAAAGAAACAGTGATCAGCTGGGAAGCCTTAAAGTCTTCTCTTTCAGCACTTTCTTCTACTCAAAGCTTCAGAGCGGTGAAGGCCATGCAGCAGTGAAGAACTGGACAAAAACTCAGGACCTCTTCCTCTTTGATCTTGTTTTTGTTCCTTTGCACCTAGGCATGCATTGGGCTTTGGCT GTAATTGATTTCAAATCCCAGACCATACAGTGCTATGACTCAATTGGTCAGAGACGTGATGATATCTGTCACATGTTGTT AAAGTACCTCACAGAGGAGCACAAGGTCAAGAAAGGCTGCATCATGGAGGCTTCCAGGTGGACCATCGGCCGAATGAGAACTTAT GCAATTCCTAAACAGGTGAATGGCAATGACTGTGGTGTTTTTGTCTGTAAATATGCAGACTTCCTTTCTCAAGGAAAGCCACTCACTTTCAGACAG TGTGACATTCCACTCTTCCGAAAAGTGATGGTTTGGGAGATAATACATGAGAAGATCCTGTAA
- the LOC137015092 gene encoding uncharacterized protein isoform X2: MYFQILRTIYAHSIVSKLGCHGQSKRWCRAYAPHGFSVAVTTNNGVEALNKSLKSFYLKFSGTGSLSSLLETLVCEFVPEQLLSYSRLNFIYSSECKTYNPAVPAFLKDRPRSFVKHCLNSIKAASSYSKEHVKVLGKESFKVKSETTSAWYKVELGDSEKYPSCECVLFKTTFLPCKHFFAIFRHTDKTWVDLSPEYRQNPYVTLDFNVALTQDPQCNEISNQEDLCFDVFDSPVPCTGKPKVSSKSQSSGVAVDQWHLREELKTLHDISYICTDKEAIKNASRVVHDLCETLKSCLPKEDGLVLQQQEPAKKNLRALPSRLKKVKQKTSRKRKTVEIGANKEDTNIHKKSKTNIPESQRTEDTEMDKNSVQDMSSEVNDTLALQDPNQVISRAFKLCITQGDLATLKEGCWLNDKVINFYLSLLMKRNSDQLGSLKVFSFSTFFYSKLQSGEGHAAVKNWTKTQDLFLFDLVFVPLHLGMHWALAVIDFKSQTIQCYDSIGQRRDDICHMLLKYLTEEHKVKKGCIMEASRWTIGRMRTYAIPKQVNGNDCGVFVCKYADFLSQGKPLTFRQCDIPLFRKVMVWEIIHEKIL, from the exons ATGTATTTCCAAATTCTCAGAACTATCTATGCTCATTCCATCGTGAGCAAGCTTGGATGCCATGGACAAAGCAAG AGGTGGTGTAGGGCCTATGCACCGCATGGGTTCTCTGTGGCAGTTACCACCAACAATGGAGTTGAGGCACTCAATAAATCATTGAAGAGCTTCTACCTCAAATTTTCTGGCACAGGAAGTCTGTCATCTCTGCTTGAAACACTAGTATGTGAGTTTGTCCCAGAGCAGTTGCTGTCATACAGTAGACTCAACTTCATCTACAGTAGTGAATGCAAGACTTACAATCCAGCTGTTCCAGCATTTCTGAAAGACAGACCAAGAAGTTTTGTCAAACATTGCTTGAACAGTATCAAGGCAGCTTCCAGCTATTCCAAAGAACACGTAAAAGTGCTTGGAAAGGAATCTTTTAAGGTCAAGAGTGAGACAACTTCTGCATGGTACAAAGTAGAACTTGGTGACTCTGAAAAATACCCATCATGTGAATGTGTCCTCTTCAAAACAACGTTCTTACCATGCAAGCATTTCTTTGCCATTTTTAGGCACACTGACAAAACGTGGGTTGATCTTAGCCCAGAGTACCGTCAAAACCCATATGTAACTCTGGATTTCAATGTTGCTTTAACACAAGATCCCCAGTGCAATGAAATCAGCAATCAAGAAGACCTCTGCTTTGATGTTTTTGATAGTCCTGTACCATGCACGGGGAAGCCGAAAGTAAGTAGTAAGTCACAGTCATCAGGTGTAGCAGTCGATCAGTGGCATCTACGTGAAGAGCTGAAGACTTTGCACGACATTTCATATATTTGCACTGATAAAGAAGCTATCAAGAATGCATCCAGAGTTGTTCATGACCTTTGTGAGACCCTGAAATCCTGTTTACCCAAGGAAGATGGCCTGGTTCTCCAGCAGCAAGAACCTGCCAAGAAAAATCTTAGAGCTTTACCAAGTCGCTTGAAGAAAGTCAAACAAAAAACATCCAGGAAACGTAAAACAGTGGAAATAGGTGCAAATAAAG AGGATACAAATAtccataaaaagtcaaaaacaaatatcCCAGAATCCCAGAGGACAGAAGACACAGAGATGGACAAAAACTCTGTTCAG GACATGTCATCTGAGGTGAATGATACTCTGGCACTACAAGACCCAAACCAGGTGATCAGCAGAGCCTTCAAACTGTGTATTACACAGGGTGACTTGGCCACACTGAAGGAGGGTTGCTGGCTTAATGACAAG GTTATCAACTTCTATTTGTCCTTGCTAATGAAAAGAAACAGTGATCAGCTGGGAAGCCTTAAAGTCTTCTCTTTCAGCACTTTCTTCTACTCAAAGCTTCAGAGCGGTGAAGGCCATGCAGCAGTGAAGAACTGGACAAAAACTCAGGACCTCTTCCTCTTTGATCTTGTTTTTGTTCCTTTGCACCTAGGCATGCATTGGGCTTTGGCT GTAATTGATTTCAAATCCCAGACCATACAGTGCTATGACTCAATTGGTCAGAGACGTGATGATATCTGTCACATGTTGTT AAAGTACCTCACAGAGGAGCACAAGGTCAAGAAAGGCTGCATCATGGAGGCTTCCAGGTGGACCATCGGCCGAATGAGAACTTAT GCAATTCCTAAACAGGTGAATGGCAATGACTGTGGTGTTTTTGTCTGTAAATATGCAGACTTCCTTTCTCAAGGAAAGCCACTCACTTTCAGACAG TGTGACATTCCACTCTTCCGAAAAGTGATGGTTTGGGAGATAATACATGAGAAGATCCTGTAA